The nucleotide sequence TTTGAAACACCAGTGCTACAAGGGTGGTTGCTCCCCGAAAAATACACTGCTTATCAGCGAGATGCCGACGGCACAATTAGTACCGGTTTTACGGTTGATGAAGCGCAGTTGGCGACGCTTGAGTCTCCAGTGCTCCAAGAAGTGAAGCTAGTTGATCATCAACAAGTCGTGCGTCAAAGCATCGTGCCCGGGGCGGCGCTACCTGGGCAGTGGGCGCAGCACAAGCAGCGCGGAAAAACTTCTTTAACGCACACCGGTATTTTTACAAAAGACTATACGGTCAAAACAGATGACGCCGAAATTTACAGCGAACCGCTCTACCGGCCAGCAACGACAACCGAAGGCCTCAAAATTATTGAAGTATTGGCAAATCCGCGGCAGTGTAGCCCGGCAGAAGTGACCATTTCCTGCGGCGATTATGTTAAGTTGCAAAACACATCAAGCCAACCCATCGATCTAGCCCGGTACCGGCTACGAACGGGGTATCACGGCCAAAATCCGACGGTAAAAAATACTTTCACCTGGGGAAGGGAAATAACTAATGAAGAAGAATACATTTTGTCACCTGGCGCTTATATTGTGGTAGCGGTCCAAAATAATAATGCTCCCGAAAAGCCAGCCCCAATTGAGCTCGTGAACGGCGGCTATATTTGGCTGGAGGATATTAAGGGCGTGGCGGTATTTGGAGACTCGTTGGTTGGGCACCCCTCGCTCGACAAAGGTGTATCGTGGGCATACGACGCTCGCACTGGAAATTGGCGAAAAGGCGAACCTCAACCACTCGGAAAAAATCTGTTTTTACCGCCTCAAGCTGCTAAAACACCAGTAACGGCCGCTTGTAAAGCCGGGTACTATCGCCACCCTGAAACCAAGCGTTGTCGAAAACAGACTAGCACGAGTACAGCCGTCCTAACTCCTTGTAAGCCTGGCCAAACCCGTCACCCAGAAACTAACCGCTGCCGCAGTGCGGTGCTGGCGAGTGATGCGGCCGACTGCCGGCCAGGATATGCCAGAAATCCAGAAACTAATCGGTGCCGGAAGATTGCGGTAGCGGAAGCAACTTTAGTGCCATGTAAGCCTGGTCAAGAGCGGCATCCGGAAACGAACCGTTGTCGTAAGATCGCAGCAACGACGGCTGCCGACCAAGAAATCAAAACCGATACCCCACCGCAACCCGAAAATATGCTCGGTTGGGGGATTGGCGGCGCGGTGGCCGTGGGGGCGCTCGGCTATGCTGCCTACGAGTGGCGACAGCCAATTGCGGGCGCCTTCAGGCGGGTGAGCAGTATCTTTCGCCGCCCTCCACAGGAATAAGCTATACTAAACACATGCGTATTATTGGGATAGATCCGGGCACCGGTATATTAGGGTTTGGTGTGATAGAAGTCGCGGCTGGTAAGAAACTACAACTTGTGGATGCCGGTGTGATTCGCACGCGCGTCCACCAGCCGCTCGACGAGCGCTTGCTCGAAATCCACCAATCGCTTACCGAAATTATTGCCGACACTACCCCGCAATATATGGCAATCGAAAAGTTATTCTTTGCACAAAACGTCACCACCGCTATGAGCGTGGCTCATGCTCGTGGGGTGGCGATGCTCGCCGGCGCGCAGGCTGGGCTACAGATTGCCGAATACACTCCTCTTCAAATAAAGCAAACTATGACTGGCTATGGCAGGGCGACAAAAAAACAAATTCAAGAAATGGTACGTATCCAGCTTAACTTAACAGAAGTGCCAAAACCAGACGACTGCGCGGACGCCCTGGCGGTAGCAATTATGCATTCGCTGGTCGCTCGATCATCTTAGCGCAAGACGGATAATTCTTCAGCTTTGCAAATTAA is from Verrucomicrobiia bacterium and encodes:
- the ruvC gene encoding crossover junction endodeoxyribonuclease RuvC, whose protein sequence is MRIIGIDPGTGILGFGVIEVAAGKKLQLVDAGVIRTRVHQPLDERLLEIHQSLTEIIADTTPQYMAIEKLFFAQNVTTAMSVAHARGVAMLAGAQAGLQIAEYTPLQIKQTMTGYGRATKKQIQEMVRIQLNLTEVPKPDDCADALAVAIMHSLVARSS